In Camelina sativa cultivar DH55 chromosome 17, Cs, whole genome shotgun sequence, the genomic stretch TTCCATTACGCAAAATAAGAAAGGTAAGTACTAACCCTTTTTCTATTTGTGACACTAGTATGTAGGATCCTCATATCATTTCCAACAATTTCAGTGATCGtctatctgtttttgtttgttactgTTCTTTTGATTGCTATGTGGTTTGCTCTGTGTTTTTTTGATGCAGTGGAGCTTTTATTGTATTCTCCAAAGAGCCCGATTTTGGATTATGCAGTGGTCTTCCTCTGGCTAATGTCTGTTGGAACAGTTTTCATTGCTTCTATTTGGTCACATTGCACCAGTCCTAAGAAGAATGATGAGCAATATGATGAATTATCACCCAAGGTTTATTATACTTCGCATTTTGGGGTTCTACCGAAACTAAACTTCACTTTAATATCTTACCCTAGATGAAATcatgaaacaatatttttgtttgaaattactTAAAAGATCCACTTTTACACTAATTCTTGTTCTTTTCATATCATCTGAATCTTTTTGGCAGAAATCTTCAAATGATGATGCTACCAAAGCTGCTGAAGATGAAACTCTTGATATCAGTGCTACAGGTGCTGTTATCTTTGTCATATCAGCGTCCACGTTCCTCattttgctcttcttcttcatgtcaGCGTGGTTCATCTTGATCCTGACCATATTTTTCTGCATTGGTGGTATGCAGGTAATGTTGGCTACTCTTTGAGCATATCCTTAGTTTTATGGCTCAGTAGCTAAATTTATGATCGAATAGTATTGTTATGTCAATACCCTAATTATTAATATCTCTTCTATCTCAGGGAATGCATAATATTATCACTACACTCATAAAAAGGTACTCTCAGAAACCCAATTAAGTTGTTGAGCCAAAAAGCTCATGTGATGCTTTCTCtttattcatgtttttatttctGCAGGAGATGCAATAAATGCGGCCAGAAGAGTGTAAAATTCCCTCTGTTTGGGAATACCTCAATTCTCTCACTCGTGGTTCTGTTATTCTGCTTGGTGGTTGCTGTCGTCTGGTTAATAAAGCGCAAAACTTCCTACGCATGGGCAGGCCAAGatatttttgtaagttttttttagcCTGGTCATTTTACAGTTGTCTAAAGCCAAATTATCCCTATGTACCTTGGTTAGTCTTCGATTTGCCGTCTgtctaaacaaaaatattggttTGGCGTACTCAAcattttctttcacttctttaTCAAATCCAACTCAAGGTTCTGTTTTGTCTCAGACATTTGTCGGTTGACAACTAATTTGTAGCAATTACTTTAACATGCTTTTGGTTCAGCATTGTCCTTAGTTGGCTTTCTAAGCTTAACGTGTTACGTGACAGGGTATTTGCATGATGATAAATGTCTTGCAAGTGGCTCGGCTACCTAATATCAGGGTAAGTTTTCTGTATCACTGTATGTGTGTTTCCAACTATATTTCTTTGTATGTGTTCTAATGTGTGTCTCACGTTTAGGTTGCTACCATTCTTCTCTGTTGAGCGTTTTTCTATGACATCTTTTGGGTATTCATATCACCACTAATCTTCAAGCAAAGTGTTATGATTGCGGTGAGTTCCACTTGTTATAATTTCATCTCAGTATAGAATGTTTGCACTTAGTGAGAGAGCTAAGAAGGTCGATGATAGGTTAACCTCAACCACGTACAAGTTGGATACAATATGATGATCATGTTTGTTAATCAATGGCATAGGTTGCACGTGGGAGCAAAGACACTGGAGAATCTATTCCCATGCTTTTAAAAGTACCACGGCTTTCTGATCCATGGGGTGGTTACAACATGATCGGTTTTGGAGACATTCTTTTCCCGGGACTTCTCATATGCTTTATATTCAGGTAGCGCTCTTGTGCATTGGCTTAACAATGATCCTGGTTCACTATGAAAACACTATCCTTATACAGTATGCGCCATTTCAATTTGGTTTTGTCTCTCAGATATGAcaaggaaaataacaaaagagtCTCAAATGGATATTTCCCATGGTTGATGTTTGGCTACGGACTTGGGCTATTCTTAACATACTTGGGATTGTATGTTATGAACGGACACGGTCAACCTGCATTGCTCTATCTTGTCCCTTGCACGCTTGGTATATCGTTCATTAAAAACTCTTATTAGTCATTGTTTAAAACCcgaccatatatatatgcaaggATTCTTACAAATGCAAGTGCGGTTTGCAGGAATCACGGTCATTCTAGGGTTGGTGAGGAAAGAACTGAGGGACTTGTGGAACTATGGGACTGAACAGCATCCAGCTGCAGATGTAACTCCATCTCCATAAGCAGAAATTGCTTCAAATCAAACATGAGAACTCAAAGTCAAAACTCtagaaatccaaaaacaaggagaagaagaaaatcattttttttaatatatacaaaatcattttttatttatttaatttagctcatgaatctaagaaaactacactTTTGATGCATATACATGTAGTCTCGAGCCCACCAAACGTATATAAAATGTAATGTATATGTGTACAAATATTCC encodes the following:
- the LOC104754734 gene encoding signal peptide peptidase-like 5 gives rise to the protein MSLPPFGCRLLAAAVTLYLIGLLCVCADTKGGGTAPKIPGCTNDFQMVKVENWVNGESGETFTAMTAQFGALLPSDKDKAVKLPVALTTPLTSCSNLTSKLSGTIALSVRGECTFSAKAEVAQAGGAAALILINDKEVLDEMVCDENATSMNVSIPVLMITTSSGDALRNSITQNKKVELLLYSPKSPILDYAVVFLWLMSVGTVFIASIWSHCTSPKKNDEQYDELSPKKSSNDDATKAAEDETLDISATGAVIFVISASTFLILLFFFMSAWFILILTIFFCIGGMQGMHNIITTLIKRRCNKCGQKSVKFPLFGNTSILSLVVLLFCLVVAVVWLIKRKTSYAWAGQDIFGICMMINVLQVARLPNIRVATILLC